A window of Bombina bombina isolate aBomBom1 chromosome 5, aBomBom1.pri, whole genome shotgun sequence genomic DNA:
ttgttcttttgctatctttatttgaaaaaagcaggaatgtaagaccgctacccaggtgctgaacaaaaaatgggtcgactcttaagcttacattcctgctttttcaaataaagatagcaagagactaaaaaaaattgatatttggagtaaattagaaagttgcttaaaattgcttgctctagctgaatcatgaaagaaaaaatgtgggtttagtatctctttaattgcataatttatcatgaatttatttaatgataatttgtgcaacatacATTCAAATAATTTGATATGAGCTAATTTTAGCCTAATATTGGCTTACATGTTAGCCAGGCGGTCAATTAAATCAGTTGGGTGGTTTAACCATTGGATAGGTCCTGGATAGAACACTGTATAACCTGTGTATaaacatcttaatttttttttgcaattgtaaCGTTTCCCAGACTAATCTACATATTGCTTCAAAGGAATTGCTAAAAACCCTGGATCAGAAAAATGCCCCCAAATGACCTGCTATGATGTCCCTTGGAAACATTCTTAGATGTCCTTTTCTCAGTCATACATTACAAAGAGATATGCTATGGACAAACTTTTGGGCTTACCAAGGACTAATATGTGCTTGTTAAGATGGTGCGGTGCAGTTCTGAGTCAAGTTGGTTTAGCAAATGTTAAACTATCATGGAAACTAGAGTGCACCAATAATTCATCTCTGGAGGTTGAAGGTTGCCGATTAGTGTTTAGACCTTCAAGTGCATATTCTGTAGGCATATGTACTAATTATAATAAAATTCTCCCATGGAGTGTTTATCCTGTGTGGatacatatttattttactttttctaattaatgtttatttttcttttcagatacTTTCTTCTTCTATGTGAAGTTGGATTAATAATGACCATCCTGTTACTTCACTTGATATCTGGTTATGTTGGTATAGTACAACTACAGAATGAACATAtctgcagttttcaatgctctactTGTTTCTATCCTGGCTGCAGTTCTTTGGAAGCATGTGAAGTTATTGGAACAGTTCTATGCTATAGAGGAAGAGCTAGATCTTACCAGCCAAACCCAAGAGCTGTCTCAGGTTCGAATTGATTACCAGGCAGCCTTGCAAGCTCTTGTGGAAGATGGCACTAGAATGCTGTGCACTGGTAGGATGCATACAGATCGTGTGTGTCGCTTTGAATCACTTTGCTATTCAACAGAAGCTGAAGAGTTTGTCTTCTTTCATAGCAATTCATCAGTCATGTTACCCAGTTTGGGCTCTAGAAGATTCCAACCTGCATTGCTTGATTTGTCTTCAGTAGATGATCACAACACTCAGTATTTCAACTTTGTAGAACTTCCAGCTGCTGCTTTAAAGTTTATGCCTAAACCTGTCTTTGTGCCAGATGTTGCTCTTATAATGAACAGATTTAATCCTGACAATCTGATGCATGTTTTTCACGATGATCTTCTTCCCATATTTTACACCATGCAGCAATTTCCAGACTTGGACTTGGAATCTCGACTTTTCTTTATGGAAGGTTGGAATGAAGGTTCACATTTTGAGCTATACAAGTTCCTGAGCAACAAGCAACCCCTTTTAAAAGGACAACTTAAAACTCTAGGAAGGCTTCTTTGTTTTACTAAATCGTATGTAGGGCTGTCTAAAATCACTACGTGGTATCAGTATGGCTTTGTGCAACCACAGGGTCCTAAGGCAAATATATTAGTTTCAGGGAACGAAGTAAGACACTTTGCAAAATTCATGCTGGGTAAGTTAAACATCAGTTCAGATGAATCCACATCTGAAAATTATATTGTATTATTCAGCCGAACAGTAAATAGACTTATTATAAATGAAGCAGAGCTGCTGTTGGCTCTTGCTCAGGAGTTTCAGATGAAAACAATTACTGTATCTCTTGAAGATCATTCATTTGCAGATATTGTACGCTTGATCAGCAATGCCTCAATGCTTGTGAGTATGCATGGGGCTCAGCTTATCACATCTCTCTTCCTTCCGAGGGGTGCTGTTGTAGTAGAGCTGTTTCCTTATGCCATAAATCCTGAACACTACACACCATATAAAACACTGGCAATGCTTCCAAGTATGGACCTCCAGTATGTCACTTGGAGGAACACAGAAGAGGGAAATACAGTAACTTATCCAGACAGACCATGGGAACAAGGTGGGATCATGCACTTGGATGCAACTGAGCAGGAGCGCATCATAAAAAACAAAGAAGTTCCACGTCATCTTTGCTGCCGCAACCCTGAGTGGCTTTTCCGCATATATCAGGACACAAAAGTGGACATTTCATCCCTTATCCAAAGCATCAGACAGGTTGTAAAAACAAAACTTGGTTCTAGAAAGCAAAAATGGACAAATGGGTTGTATCCTGGGAAAGTTAGGGAATCTAGATGTCAGGCTTCTGTCCAGGGTACAAGTGAGGCCAAGTTGTCTGTATCTTGGCAGATCCCCTGGAATCTGAAGTATTTGAAAGTCAGGGATGTGAAATATGAAGTATGGATACAGGAACAAGGAGAAAATTCTTATATGCCTTATATCTTATCTCACCAGAACTACACATTTTCAGAAAATATTAAACCTTTTACAACTTACTTGGTATGGATCCGCTGCATATTCAATAAAAATCTCCTTGGACCGTTTGCAGATGTTCTAATGTGCAGCACATAAAATGAAATGTCATGAACAAATAATTTCTacgtatatatgtaatatatatgtgacCCATGTTGGCCTAATCTTAGAATGCCAAAGAGGTGTTTACACCATTGGCAATGcagattttgtatttgttttgcaatatttatacattttatatcttCATTTTcatttggaattatttttttttgtaatttttagacaaattaaatttaaaagtggcaatgtttagctaaattaaaaaacaaaaaaataccacaATGGCAAACTTCTGTTTGTATATAAGATATTATTTCTGTAATTGAATTTAATGTATTCATATAGAGAAGTGTGTGGTTTGTTGTTTGTATTCTTACTGATATGGCTAAGGCCATATATCTAGATTCTCTAATCCAGCTATTTAAATTATTAATGCAATAAGGTGGGCATGCATAGTTAGAATTGACTGCATATTGATATATTTTgtcattaaataatatttattaacttatttgtaaaatgttttcCTCTCCTTGAGTAATAATAATCTTTTCATATTGTTTATTGTAGGTGTCCAGTTTTAGATTAATATTTGCTGGGACATTATATCACAACAAATATGAATCTTATTTTAATAATACTGTACTGTGAAGTGATAATTACTTACAGaaacattaaacttaaaaatgGTTAATTATGTACTGTAAAAAAAGAAGTTTATGCACTAATTATTTTTTACAGTTTCCCAgtaatttagctcttaaagttGTGCTTTTTTCACTGTCCCCAATAAGCTGTAATCCATTCTGTAGTATTCAAACACTTGAACCAGCAATATTCTACGTACTGATTGGTAAGATTAgtgtaggagctcatttatatctgtccctaattggttacAGTAGAGAAGATGCTATAAACATACTCAAGAGTCAGTTTTTGTTGTTGCAGGAATTCAAGACAAAGCaagttttaacatttaaataataataattttgaaaagCATTTATTGTTGATCCTTTTGCAGTTTTTCATATTATATATAGCTggttcatagtgtgtgtgtgaaaaataaaaaaagttttattttgtgacTTGTCTCAGGAAGGGACTGCTGTAGCCCTAaaatgtcagaaaataaagccatttttgtttttaaaagtctGGAGAGTATGTAGATATTAATGATGTATATTTATGTTTCAATTTTGAACTGAATGCCAAAGATGGCCACTGACAGCAGCATTCAGCTCCAAAAAGAGCGAAAGCTGATGGTGGGGGCCATATTTGGTATTAGTTTTAAaatgaaacacaaaaataaatatatatagtgtgtgtgtgtgtgtatatgtgtgtgtatatatatatatatatatatatatatatatatatatatatatatatatacacacactctcttttTTTACTACAGTGTTCCTAACCCTTATAAAATCTGTCTTTGCAATAGTTATATGCTGatttttatgtaagttatttaaataataattatttttattaaataattattatttaataataatattttttattttatggtggcTGAATAAAGGAgtaatataaacatattaaatgCTGAAACTGACTACAACTAACAATCACATAAACCTGAAGTTCCACTCTATTGTAAAACCTTAAAATAAGCTGAATTGTGGCCCAGAAAGAACTACTCTTTCAAAACAAgtttatatttaaaagggacattaaaatcaaaattaaactttcacaaatcatatagggcatgcaattttaaacatctttcaaatttacctATTTAATCTaatatacctcttttcattggctaatctgatgtgatcagctagctcacggtactgcattgctgctttttgaacaaagtataccaagataattaatcagatttaataatagaagtagattggaatgtgtttcttgttttttttatatattaaagtaatagtTTATTAGCAATAGTAAATAACACATCTTAATAGAaaccaaaataaacatttataaactATATTGCGATAGTATGAGTCACAAGAACGACTTTTTTTTGTTAGCTCCTGAAAAATGAGGTCTAAGGTGCCAAGACAAAAGAGGCTTTATATGATGTCTACGTCTAGCATGAGTACAGAGGATTATTTATATCTAGCATACATTTCAGTAGGCAGAAGATGACTCAGAAGAGTCTGATATGCTTGATAAGTATGCTAACACTTTGGATGGGAGATAATACATTAAACTACAACAATTTAAGCTGTTTTGATAATAGGGGGGGGGGTCTAGAGGTTCAATGTGCATCATCTCTTTAGCTTTACATATAAAATAGCAACATAACATATATAGTTAATAAATAATTAACTTTATTACTAACCATTGTGTGCTGACTGATATTATGTCAAGAGCTTGATAAGAATGCTAACactcaaaggaaaaaaaaactactgTACTTCACTGCCCCAGCCGTAGACAGAGAAGATGGACAATATGTATAAAAGGATAGGTGAACTTGCAAAGAGATGCATAACCCATCGCATAAAAAACATATAATCTATAAGTAATCGGCAAGTAAACTCTAAAACGCAACAGATTAAACATATGGATCTGAAATGTGAACTGTAGATTATTCCCAATACAGATCATAAACCTAGACTGAGTTAAGACTTCAGTTTGAGCTTATTCAGTAGTATAAATATACTGTTGGAAGGTGACCCCTAGAAACTGTATCTGCGGGATCCTAATGGGGTTAAAAGGTGCCTGTTTAATGTGATGCACACTTGTCACAAGAGTTACCCCACTCCAATCTTGAACTGCCGAACCCAGTAACGTTGTGATTAAAAACACATCTCCGTCTCATGCCCAGGGTAGATTAGACAACCAGCAGTATAACTCCAAAGCTATTGTTACTGTCCTCAGCGTACCCAAGGAAGGGAGTCAGGATTAGGTTCAGACTCTGGAGCCTAGTAGCATGTTTTGTAGGTTCAGGCTCAAGGTTTTCCCAGAAATTACTGACAGCGCTGTATGAAGCAATCCGTTTGATCACATACCAAGATCCGTTTTAAGAATACATCTTCATCTGTAATCCAGGGTAAGTTTCTGTGGTACCAACAAATGAGGATTGGGTTTGAGGGTCTTGGCTTGGCTTTAGTAGGTAAGAGAAACTGATCATTGTCAAAATATGTTTGTTGAGTCTAATAGGACTTGCCATTATTTGTGTGAGAGAAATCATATCTGATTGCTTGGTTCCACATTGAGATGTTGAACACATAGGGCTGGATTTAACATGCAGCGGTTGCTAGTGTCTCTGCCCGAAGTTTCCGACTcgccgtaagactgctgctccttaacttgtacgccatctattaggtggcagactgcaatcatcccgatatgaTCAGGATGGTTGACACAactgctagtagccgattggccacaaatgtgcaaagggcagcattgtacaagcatttcacaagaatgtttgtgcaatgttaaatgccgacaacttATGTCATGGCAGATTTTTCAAAGTTTCCGGACATCATTTTGCGTAGGGGTTATATGTAAGTCCAACACACTCTCCAATGTTGAGCACAATAACACTGTGAGGGCAGAGCAGTGGTCAGACAAAAGTGTCTTAACTGTCTGCTACCATCGATCAACTGCAGTCATGATAATGGATGCCTTGAGGTGACAAAAGAGCCTGTCACTTTCTGTGGCTGAGAAATCTCTGCAACTTATTCCGCCTGCACACAAAAATACAATGGTAGTATgtagctctacttgtaatctggccttaaatacGTTTCATGCACTTCTCTAAGTATGAGTGCCTGCATTTTGGATCCTCTGTTACATTTCTGTTGAGAGTTGCTGTACATGTGCAgatacatcagcactggaatgcagtgaaagctacatctcaacatggcagcatccatgactagagggaggcagagagaacctccatactatgcttataaaatacatttagggccagattacaagtagagcggtatttaatgctcctggtCATgctctaactccgctagaagtaagctttttgcgagcgTCGGGTAGAGCTCATATTAAAAGTAAAgttttcgcttgtgtgctaacccgatgtACACAAAAAAAAGACGAACATAGAATATCATGATCACATTAATgttttcccctatagaagtcaatggagcaaaaaaagtgggggggggaaacttaacaccctacttgcgcgcaaacccgatcgcatattctcaagccGACATGAAAAtgtttcacatagaataatatgttctatttattcataaatatatagttctacatatatctaatggtattttggtaatataaatatatatatatatatatatataacaagtggTAACAGTGCTGCAAATAATTGTGCAAAAGAACCTTGTAGTGTTGATACCAatgtttatttcaaatatataaaacacagtatgcaaaatttgcaaacatagttgcaacctctaTACAAAGTGAACAATCACAGCTTTAGTAGATGGCCATCTGGTAGCCCAAGACGGCCAGTCTATCAGATTACTGTCCCTATTCCCTCTTCCCCTATTCCAGATTAACATGCTACATATAACAAATATTTTTTGTTAAGGGTGTATACTGCAGTCTACTTGTGACACTGTAGCAGTGCTATAAATTATTTGTTACGTTGACTCATTGTTTATAAAGTTAGGTTTGGATTATACTATGTACTTGACAAAATGTAACAATAGATGTGTGTAAtgaattcatttttgttttttttgagtcATTATTTGTTAGTAACTGTACCAAtcttgttgtgtgtgtgtatatatagcttttcAGATTTAATATACAGTGGCAAGTATACTGAAATCATTAATTTGAGgtgattttctatatattttctataaactttgtgtttttaatatagttataCAATGTTTTAATGACAGATTCATTTTTGTACACACCTCCTAGATAGTAAATTGATTTAGTCCTATTAAAAATGCAATTTTTCTTGGAACTTCTATATAGAGATCTTAGTATTATCGCCTGAACTATTCCTTTGATGCCCTTTTCCAAGATGGCGATTTTAGAGTAACTTGTCCGTTAAATATCCGGAGACAATCTATTGGTTAAACAAACAGGAAATTGGTTGTCTTTTGAGTATTTAACAGCTAGTCGCACCTTACTCACTCTACACCTCatgaaggggcgtgacccagaaacgcgtagtgagtatattgtttgagtagtctggccagaccagtaggttgcAACTTACTGTTTACTCATTTTTatcgatatatatttttattttgtatgtacttGTTTTTATTAGTgtgtaacattataacattatgAACAGTTCCTTTGTACTGTATTGATAGTAGATATCACTATACTGCCAGTAGGCATTGATGTATTAAGATACAATTCACTTGCAATACATTCTCAAGTGTTTAAATTGCTACTAAAGCTGTGATTATtcactctgtatagaggttgcaactatgtttgcatattttgcatactgtgttttatatatttgaaataaacatTAGTATCAACACTACAAGGttgttttgcacaattatttgcagcgctgttaccacttgttatttattttttgtttattttttataccaGCTGCTTATACACAAATGTACACAAATTATAAACATTTCTACACAATTTTTGTATATAGTATCAGTGGTGCTCTCCAtttttttcatattcttttttgttCTATTTAAGAGAAGCGGCCACCTTCTATTTCACATTTATAATTAGATACGCACTTATCATTTTATAATGTTTGatcttttttctatatatttacaatttacctTTATTGGAATTGCTGTGAAAGTATTTAAAACATTGAGAGGTTTTTAAATATTGTGAATTGTCCAAAAATACTGTGAACTAttgaaaagtttttctttttaaatattttttttcctttttaaattttGTTGAAATGAATTATTTTTCCAGGAGAAAAGCTGACAGGGTTAAATACATTAATAAAGTATTTGGAGAAGCAGATTGGCACGAGAATGAAAATCAGTCTAATAAATTAGATATTCCCACAAAGGTAAATGATCTAAAGGACCTATTTAGAGAATATgagaatattaaaaataaagagaTAAGAATATCCTGGGACATTAACCTGTTAGAGCcttattcaaaaaataaaataatactgagGGGTCTAAGATTATCTAAACAACCAACATATGGGCTTGATCATGATATTTTTATGAAAGAGTGGGATGATTGTATAGATGATTGTTCCCTCAGACTTGTTGAGATTCTTATTAAAAAAAGGAAAGTTTACCTAAAGGAAGTTGAAACTAAATTAGATCTCTTAGTAAGACTCCTAGATGAATATCAAGGTATGCAACAGTTTAAAGCTTATTTCAATGATTTGAAAGAAAAGTTAGATGCTTTTGAAGATGAAAttctggtcaaaaagaaaaacaaatttaaaagagatgttaaagattataatgaaaatagaaagaaaaaatgggaaaaagatcATTACAATAACCAACCAAAGCAAAGATATCAGCAGCAACATTAGAAATaccaacataaataaaaataaagtttctccaacataggtgtgtccggtccacggcgtcatccttacttgtgggatattctcttccccaacaggaaatggcaaagagcccagcaaagctggtcacatgatccctcctaggctccgcctaccccagtcattctctttgccgttgtacaggcaacatctccacggagatggcttagagttttttagtgtttaactgtagtttttattattcaatcaagagtttgttattttaaaatagtgctggtatgtactatttactcagaaacagaaaagagatgaagatttctgtttgtatgaggaaaatgattttagcaaccgttactaaaatccatggctgttccacacaggactgttgagagcaatgaacttcagttgggggaacagtgagcagtctcttgctgcttgaggtatgacacattctaacaagacgatgtaatgctggaagctgtcattttccctatgggatccggtaagccatgtttattaagatagtaaataagggcttcacaagggcttattaagactgtagactttttctgggctaaatcgattcattattaacacatatttagccttgaggaatcatttaatctgggtattttgataagattatatcggcaggcactgttttagacaccttattctttaggggctttcccaaatcataggcagagcctcattttcgcgccggtgttgcgcacttgtttttgagaggcatgacatgcagtcgcatgtgtgaggagctctgatacttagaaaagactttctgaaggcgtcatttggtatcgtattcccctttgggcttggttgggtctcagcaaagcagataccagggactgtaaaggggttaaagttaaaaacggctccggttccgttattttaagggttaaagcttccaaatttggtgtgcaatacttttaaggctttaagacactgtggtgaaattttggtgaattttgaacaattccttcatattttttcgcaattgcagtaataaagtgtgttcagtttaaaatttaaagtgacagtaacggttttattttaaaacgttttttgtactttgttatcaagtttatgcctgtttaacatgtctgaactaccagatagactgtgttctgaatgtggggaagccagaattccttctcatttaaataaatgtgatttatgtgacaatgacaatgatgcccaagatgattcctcaagtgaggggagtaagcatggtactgcatcattccctccttcgtctacacgagtcttgcccactcaggaggcccctagtacatctagcgcgccaatactccttactatgcaacaattaacggctgtaatggataattctgtcaaaaacattttagccaaaatgaacacttatcagcgtaagcgcgactgctctgttttagatactgaagagcatgacgacgctgataataatggttctgaagggcccctaaaccagtctgatggggccagggaggttttgtctgagggagaaattactgattcagggaacatttctcaacaagctgaacctgatgtgattacgtttaaatttaagttggaacatctccgcattctgcttaaggaggtattatccactctggatgattgtgacaagttggtcatcccagagaaactatgtaaaatggacaagttcctagaggtcccggggctcccagaagcttttcctatacccaagcgggtggcggacattgtaaataaagaatgggaaaggcccggtattcctttcgtccctccccccatatttaaaaaattgtttcctatggtcgaccccagaaaggacttatggcagacagtccccaaggtcgagggagcggtttccaccttaaacaaacgcaccactatacccatagaagatagttgtgctttcaaagatcctatggataaaaaattagaaggtttacttaaaaagatgtttgttcagcagggttaccttctacaaccaatttcatgcattgtccctgtcgctacagccgcgtgtttctggttcgatgagctggtaaaggcggtcgatag
This region includes:
- the POMGNT2 gene encoding protein O-linked-mannose beta-1,4-N-acetylglucosaminyltransferase 2, with translation MNISAVFNALLVSILAAVLWKHVKLLEQFYAIEEELDLTSQTQELSQVRIDYQAALQALVEDGTRMLCTGRMHTDRVCRFESLCYSTEAEEFVFFHSNSSVMLPSLGSRRFQPALLDLSSVDDHNTQYFNFVELPAAALKFMPKPVFVPDVALIMNRFNPDNLMHVFHDDLLPIFYTMQQFPDLDLESRLFFMEGWNEGSHFELYKFLSNKQPLLKGQLKTLGRLLCFTKSYVGLSKITTWYQYGFVQPQGPKANILVSGNEVRHFAKFMLGKLNISSDESTSENYIVLFSRTVNRLIINEAELLLALAQEFQMKTITVSLEDHSFADIVRLISNASMLVSMHGAQLITSLFLPRGAVVVELFPYAINPEHYTPYKTLAMLPSMDLQYVTWRNTEEGNTVTYPDRPWEQGGIMHLDATEQERIIKNKEVPRHLCCRNPEWLFRIYQDTKVDISSLIQSIRQVVKTKLGSRKQKWTNGLYPGKVRESRCQASVQGTSEAKLSVSWQIPWNLKYLKVRDVKYEVWIQEQGENSYMPYILSHQNYTFSENIKPFTTYLVWIRCIFNKNLLGPFADVLMCST